A single Parabacteroides timonensis DNA region contains:
- the xylE gene encoding D-xylose transporter XylE — MKNNNSYIFGLTLVATLGGLLFGYDTAVISGTVESLRKFFIEPYGLPLDQANSLEGFVVSSALIGCILGASFAGWVSQRYGRKPTLIVASILFLLSAIGSAWPEFGLGLPGSGDHTYMYLFVAYRILGGIGVGLASMVSPMYIAEVAPADRRGNLVSWNQFAIIFGMLVVYFVNYTIALQGDATWLHTVGWRWMFASEIIPAVFFFTLLMFVPETPRYLVMRGKTEKALTILDRLMGKDEAAKELVDIKESFKEKAPSMRPYFRFMGAWLVLFLLAYGALELAGNTSALEIALIGSFFVSLVFPIRSYGVLIIMVGILLSGFQQFVGINVVLYYAPEIFKTMGAATDAALLQQIVVGAVNLSFTVLAIFTVDKFGRRPLMIIGALIMAVSMIILGTTFYTHSVGVGSLVCMLVYTAGFAMSWGPVCWVLLAEIFPNSIRSTVMSIAVAGQWIANFLVSWTFPMLDKNQYLTETFNHGMAYWIYGLMGILAAAFIWKFVPETKGKTLEQMEQYWKR, encoded by the coding sequence ATGAAAAACAACAATAGTTACATTTTTGGCCTTACCCTCGTTGCTACCCTTGGAGGGTTATTATTCGGATATGATACGGCTGTCATTTCCGGAACAGTAGAATCACTAAGAAAATTCTTTATTGAACCTTACGGATTACCTCTCGATCAGGCGAATTCGCTGGAAGGATTTGTGGTCAGCAGTGCGCTGATCGGTTGTATCCTGGGAGCCTCTTTTGCCGGCTGGGTCAGCCAGCGGTACGGTCGTAAGCCGACATTGATTGTGGCGTCTATTCTTTTCCTGCTCTCGGCGATCGGCTCGGCATGGCCCGAATTCGGATTGGGATTGCCCGGAAGCGGGGATCATACTTATATGTATTTGTTTGTAGCTTACCGTATCCTGGGTGGAATAGGGGTCGGTCTGGCTTCGATGGTATCACCGATGTATATCGCTGAGGTTGCTCCGGCTGACCGTCGCGGTAACCTGGTTTCGTGGAACCAGTTTGCTATCATCTTCGGTATGCTGGTCGTTTATTTTGTGAATTACACGATCGCCTTGCAAGGGGATGCCACATGGCTGCATACCGTGGGTTGGCGATGGATGTTTGCTTCCGAAATTATTCCGGCGGTATTCTTTTTTACCTTGTTGATGTTCGTGCCCGAAACGCCCCGTTACCTGGTGATGCGTGGAAAGACGGAGAAAGCATTGACAATCCTCGACCGTCTGATGGGGAAAGACGAAGCGGCGAAAGAGCTGGTTGATATAAAGGAAAGTTTCAAAGAAAAGGCTCCTTCCATGCGTCCGTACTTCCGTTTTATGGGAGCGTGGCTGGTTTTGTTCCTGTTGGCTTACGGGGCATTGGAACTGGCTGGTAATACAAGTGCGTTGGAGATTGCTTTGATCGGCAGTTTCTTTGTATCATTGGTGTTCCCGATCCGTTCGTATGGCGTACTTATCATTATGGTAGGTATCCTGTTGTCCGGCTTCCAACAGTTCGTTGGTATCAACGTGGTACTCTATTACGCACCGGAGATATTTAAGACGATGGGAGCTGCTACCGATGCCGCATTGCTGCAACAGATCGTTGTAGGGGCAGTAAATCTGTCGTTTACCGTATTGGCAATCTTTACCGTCGATAAGTTCGGCCGCCGTCCGTTGATGATTATCGGTGCTTTGATTATGGCTGTTTCCATGATAATACTGGGGACTACCTTCTATACGCACTCGGTGGGCGTCGGTTCGCTGGTCTGCATGCTGGTTTATACAGCTGGGTTTGCCATGTCGTGGGGACCTGTTTGTTGGGTTTTGCTGGCGGAGATCTTCCCGAACTCTATCCGTTCTACCGTCATGAGTATTGCCGTAGCCGGACAGTGGATAGCCAACTTCCTCGTATCTTGGACTTTCCCGATGCTCGACAAAAACCAGTACCTGACCGAAACATTCAACCACGGTATGGCCTACTGGATATACGGTCTGATGGGTATCCTGGCTGCCGCTTTCATCTGGAAGTTCGTGCCCGAAACAAAGGGGAAGACACTGGAACAAATGGAGCAATACTGGAAAAGATAA
- the xylA gene encoding xylose isomerase: MNFYKGEKEFFPGIGKIQFEGRESKNPMAFHYYDENKVVMGKTLKDHLRFAMAYWHTLCAEGGDQFGGGTKTFPWNAAADPISRAKYKMDAAFEFMTKCSIPYYCFHDVDVVDEAPTLAQFEKDLQTMVGHAKGLQQATGKKLLWSTANVFGHKRYMNGAATNPYFPTLAYAGTQIKNAIDACIALGGENYVFWGGREGYMSLLNTEMKREKDHLAMMLTMARDYGRKNGFKGTFLIEPKPMEPTKHQYDVDSETVIGFLRHYGLDKDFALNIEVNHATLAGHTFEHELQAAVDAGMLCSIDANRGDYQNGWDTDQFPMDIYELTQAWLVILQGGGLTTGGTNFDAKTRRNSTDLDDIFLAHIGGMDAFARALITAAAILENSDYKKMRTERYASFDNGEGKAFEDGKLTLEDLRTIALRDGEPKQISGKQELYEMILNLYI; the protein is encoded by the coding sequence ATGAACTTTTATAAAGGCGAAAAAGAATTCTTCCCTGGAATAGGAAAGATTCAGTTTGAAGGACGCGAGTCAAAGAACCCGATGGCGTTTCATTATTATGACGAAAACAAGGTGGTAATGGGTAAAACACTAAAAGACCATCTTCGTTTTGCAATGGCTTACTGGCATACCCTTTGTGCCGAAGGAGGCGACCAGTTTGGCGGTGGTACGAAAACATTCCCTTGGAATGCTGCTGCCGATCCGATTAGCCGTGCCAAATACAAGATGGATGCTGCGTTTGAATTTATGACAAAGTGTAGTATTCCTTACTATTGTTTCCATGATGTCGACGTGGTTGACGAAGCACCTACGCTGGCTCAGTTTGAAAAAGATCTCCAAACGATGGTCGGTCATGCCAAGGGACTTCAGCAGGCAACCGGAAAAAAACTGTTGTGGTCTACCGCAAACGTATTCGGTCATAAACGTTATATGAACGGCGCCGCAACCAATCCATATTTCCCGACTTTGGCTTATGCCGGAACACAGATCAAGAACGCTATCGACGCTTGTATCGCCCTGGGTGGTGAAAACTATGTATTCTGGGGAGGACGAGAAGGATATATGAGCCTGTTGAACACCGAAATGAAACGTGAAAAAGACCATCTGGCCATGATGCTTACCATGGCACGCGACTATGGTCGCAAGAATGGTTTCAAAGGAACTTTCCTGATCGAACCGAAGCCGATGGAACCTACCAAGCACCAGTATGACGTAGATTCTGAAACGGTGATCGGCTTCCTGCGTCACTATGGCCTGGATAAAGACTTCGCCCTGAACATCGAAGTGAACCATGCTACATTGGCCGGGCATACGTTCGAACATGAATTGCAGGCTGCTGTAGATGCCGGTATGTTGTGCAGCATCGATGCCAACCGCGGCGATTACCAGAATGGTTGGGATACTGACCAGTTCCCGATGGATATCTACGAACTGACCCAGGCATGGTTGGTTATCCTGCAAGGTGGCGGTCTGACTACCGGAGGTACAAACTTCGATGCTAAGACACGCCGTAACTCAACCGATCTGGATGATATCTTCCTGGCTCATATCGGTGGTATGGATGCCTTTGCCCGTGCTCTGATAACGGCTGCTGCCATCCTTGAAAACTCCGATTACAAGAAAATGCGTACTGAGCGTTATGCCAGTTTCGACAACGGCGAAGGTAAAGCATTCGAAGACGGCAAGCTGACTTTGGAAGACTTGCGTACGATCGCTCTTCGTGACGGCGAACCGAAGCAAATCAGTGGCAAGCAGGAATTATATGAAATGATTCTCAATTTATATATATAA
- the mtgA gene encoding monofunctional biosynthetic peptidoglycan transglycosylase, with amino-acid sequence MPFIKRILIWCRNILIFLFISSILAVVAYKFIPVYYTPLMLTRLYDQYKEGKPWKLDHTWVPLSQIAQPLVQAVVASEDNLFLDHNGFDIEQIQKARDEAEKGKRVRGASTISQQTAKNVFLLPTKSYIRKGIEAYFTLLIEWIWRKERIMEVYLNSIEMGDGIYGAEAVAKAHFKKPASKLSAGEAALIAASLPNPRKFNSGKPSPYLLKRQGQILSLMGKLIKIQMGYGAGEIENKNGKIKKRKKWRASLITTSDISITPKL; translated from the coding sequence ATGCCTTTTATAAAGCGGATTTTAATTTGGTGCAGGAATATTCTCATATTCCTGTTTATATCAAGCATATTGGCGGTGGTGGCTTATAAATTCATTCCCGTCTACTATACCCCTTTGATGCTGACACGTCTGTATGATCAGTATAAGGAAGGCAAACCCTGGAAACTGGATCATACCTGGGTCCCGTTATCACAGATCGCCCAGCCGTTGGTTCAGGCAGTAGTTGCCTCGGAAGATAACCTCTTTCTGGATCATAACGGTTTTGATATCGAACAGATCCAGAAAGCCCGCGATGAGGCGGAGAAAGGAAAACGCGTACGTGGTGCCAGCACGATCTCGCAGCAGACAGCCAAAAACGTTTTCCTTCTTCCGACCAAAAGCTATATCCGTAAGGGGATCGAGGCCTATTTCACGTTATTGATCGAGTGGATATGGAGGAAAGAACGTATCATGGAAGTCTATCTCAATTCCATAGAGATGGGGGATGGTATCTACGGGGCCGAGGCGGTGGCAAAGGCTCATTTCAAGAAACCGGCTTCGAAGCTGAGTGCTGGTGAAGCAGCGCTGATCGCCGCTTCACTACCCAATCCGCGGAAATTTAATTCAGGCAAGCCTTCTCCCTACCTGTTGAAGCGGCAGGGACAGATCCTTTCCCTGATGGGAAAACTGATAAAGATCCAGATGGGCTACGGAGCGGGAGAGATCGAAAACAAAAACGGTAAAATTAAAAAGAGAAAGAAATGGAGAGCTTCACTTATCACGACCTCGGACATATCGATTACACCGAAGCTTTAA
- the lipB gene encoding lipoyl(octanoyl) transferase LipB has protein sequence MESFTYHDLGHIDYTEALTVQTEAFEALLHAKVWGGQGENKLFFCEHQPVLTIGKSGKDSNLLIPVELLQRQGVSFFHTNRGGDITYHGPGQITGYPVFDLEHWQLGLKQYIHTLEEVIICFLALYGIKGERLEGATGVWIEPEVKGHARKICAIGVKSSRYVTMHGFALNINTDLSYFSLINPCGFTDKGVTSLEKELGGKQDFEKAKAQLHTLFSELFP, from the coding sequence ATGGAGAGCTTCACTTATCACGACCTCGGACATATCGATTACACCGAAGCTTTAACCGTTCAGACGGAAGCGTTTGAGGCATTGCTTCATGCCAAGGTTTGGGGCGGACAGGGAGAGAATAAACTCTTCTTCTGTGAACATCAGCCGGTGTTGACGATCGGGAAGAGCGGGAAAGACTCAAACCTATTGATCCCTGTGGAGCTGTTGCAGCGCCAGGGAGTATCCTTCTTTCATACGAACCGGGGTGGCGATATAACGTATCACGGACCCGGACAAATCACGGGATATCCGGTCTTCGATCTGGAACACTGGCAGTTGGGGTTGAAACAGTATATCCATACCCTGGAAGAGGTCATTATCTGCTTTCTGGCCCTTTACGGGATCAAAGGAGAGCGGTTGGAAGGTGCAACCGGAGTCTGGATAGAGCCGGAAGTGAAAGGCCACGCCCGTAAGATATGTGCTATCGGAGTAAAAAGTAGCCGGTATGTCACGATGCACGGTTTTGCCCTGAATATCAATACTGACCTGAGCTATTTTTCCCTGATCAACCCTTGCGGCTTTACGGATAAGGGCGTTACCTCTCTGGAGAAGGAGCTGGGTGGCAAGCAAGACTTTGAAAAGGCGAAAGCACAACTGCATACATTATTTTCAGAACTATTCCCCTGA
- a CDS encoding translocation/assembly module TamB domain-containing protein, with protein sequence MPFILLKIPYVQRQVSDIASTELSSHLGVPVKIGNVSIEWFNRVVLDNLYLEDQDGKTLFEANHVAAGFEALPLLKGKFVFSTVRLFGFSVNLKKKTPESPLNLQFVLDAFASRDTLKKNPNIDLRFNSILIRRGNFRFDVESADSTPGKFNAKHVDIKNLSAKISLKAFNKDSLNANIKKMSFNEASGFELDKLSMNIISNRDSAFINNFEIKLPQTDLKISRAQIGMHEIENVTQLLNQAPLELNISPSQICLKDLSPFVPAFQNFTETIELSAEASGYINNIDLKRLTLRYSDKMLFVGKMELKGISHPEEAYIFGQVNKMYITTDGIAGLVNNFNKKPVILPDPIVKLGTVNFTGEISGFFDNLVAFGKFSSAIGSVQTDMIFGSDKENGITAYLKGHVSTPGLQLNELFGEGNPYGKTKLSISLDAKRHEHSGFFGNIKANIDEVEYRKYTYTDIQLSGNFKKNSFDGMVQVNDPNGKLYAEGMFRHEGQNSMFNFTANLQHFRPDSLNLIDKYESPDISLSLNADFTGNNIDNLEGNISIDSLSFKTAPSSFFLKKLLVTASGHSLDRHLTISSDILNGEITGAYSFKTIVPSFMNTFKGYIPALINVTQKKQKVEENNFSLLLTVENTDSISQTLKLPFTMVSQGRITGHYNNLYNKFRFEAFLPKFKLGNSMFESGYLTCDNPTENISLQLKAINYNQKGTRNYLDLKADAKDNRINTLIGWANNKEKEFRAELSASTLFTEEEHEKGPATLRTNISLNESPLVLNDSIWKINPSEITIADGRIDIDNFKVSNEQQYLRLDGSISKNPTDTLLMDLKEVELSYIFDILNIPVLQFAGKATGTFNICDLYGSRMLNTDLEIKDFSFNQVGLGRLNLFSEWDDEQQGILMLGSIYKNDTTWTDVSGYIFPVGKNAGLSLFFDANDLNIAFLHPFVDKVAKNIQGRGFGSVHLHGPFKALTVEGDAYVEDGGLGIEYTNTYYTFSDSIHMDAGSINMRDLKVNDKFGNPGIVNMHVYHDHFKDVSFDVNVKTNNMLVFNATRKLNPLIYGTVFGSGTASIKGNDKLINFDINMRNDPKTAVTLDFMNNTSAADYDFITFVDKKKLQESVANSTLPHDSLRIASNIEDEGAELRMNFLLDINPEADIELIMDPIAGDKITGNCSGSMQIEYGTKTDLRMYGNMGIVSGNYNFSLQQIIHKDFKIREGSSIDFRGDPFDATMHVNAIYNLTANLRDLDEGLAQQSARTNVPVNCVLNLDGMLRNPGISFDLELPGSNEEIERQMKSLIDTEDMMTRQIIYLLVLNKFNTPEYSQNAYRSNDFSAVASSAISSQISSILNSLTDKVQIGTNIRTSEDGIQDTEVEMLLSSQLLDNRLLLNGSFGYKNRTTESTQKNDFIGEFDLEYKLTKNGEIRLKAYNHSNDMYRYLKQSLTTQGVGIMFKKDFTHLSEFFRRRKILPLTPLAPANTDTIPPMRMDTTTTATP encoded by the coding sequence ATGCCCTTCATATTGTTGAAGATACCGTACGTTCAACGCCAGGTTTCCGACATTGCATCGACCGAATTATCCAGTCACCTTGGTGTGCCTGTTAAGATAGGAAATGTCAGTATCGAGTGGTTCAACCGGGTGGTTCTCGACAACTTATACCTCGAAGACCAGGATGGAAAAACATTATTCGAAGCGAACCATGTGGCGGCAGGCTTCGAAGCCCTTCCCTTGCTGAAAGGCAAATTCGTATTCTCGACCGTGCGTCTGTTCGGTTTCTCGGTCAATCTGAAAAAGAAGACGCCCGAGAGTCCGCTGAACCTTCAGTTCGTCCTGGATGCTTTCGCCAGCAGGGATACTTTGAAGAAGAACCCGAATATCGACTTGCGTTTCAACTCGATCCTGATTCGGCGTGGGAATTTCCGTTTTGACGTGGAAAGTGCCGACTCTACCCCCGGCAAGTTTAATGCCAAACATGTAGACATCAAGAACCTGAGTGCGAAAATATCCCTGAAAGCCTTCAACAAGGACAGCCTGAACGCCAACATCAAAAAGATGAGTTTCAACGAGGCTTCCGGTTTTGAGCTAGACAAACTTTCGATGAATATCATCAGCAACCGCGACAGTGCTTTCATCAACAACTTCGAAATAAAATTACCGCAAACGGATTTGAAAATCAGCCGGGCACAAATCGGTATGCACGAAATTGAGAATGTCACCCAGTTGTTGAACCAGGCTCCGCTGGAACTAAACATTTCTCCTTCACAGATATGCCTGAAGGATTTGTCGCCTTTCGTCCCTGCCTTCCAGAATTTTACGGAAACGATCGAACTTTCGGCCGAAGCATCCGGATACATCAACAATATCGACCTGAAACGGTTGACATTACGGTACAGCGACAAAATGCTTTTCGTCGGAAAAATGGAACTGAAAGGTATCTCCCACCCCGAAGAGGCTTACATCTTCGGACAGGTTAACAAGATGTATATCACGACCGACGGTATAGCCGGGCTGGTGAATAACTTCAATAAAAAGCCGGTCATACTGCCTGATCCGATCGTCAAACTCGGAACGGTAAACTTTACCGGTGAGATCTCCGGCTTCTTCGATAACCTGGTTGCTTTCGGAAAGTTCTCGTCGGCCATCGGTTCGGTGCAAACGGATATGATATTCGGTAGCGACAAGGAAAACGGTATCACGGCTTACCTGAAAGGACATGTTTCGACCCCCGGACTGCAACTGAATGAATTATTTGGCGAAGGCAACCCGTACGGAAAAACAAAGCTCAGTATCTCGCTCGATGCCAAACGGCATGAACACAGCGGTTTCTTCGGGAATATCAAGGCAAATATCGACGAAGTTGAATATAGGAAGTATACTTATACGGACATCCAGCTTTCCGGTAACTTCAAAAAGAACAGCTTCGACGGAATGGTTCAGGTGAACGACCCGAACGGCAAACTCTATGCCGAAGGAATGTTCAGGCACGAAGGACAAAACTCGATGTTCAATTTCACGGCCAACCTCCAGCATTTCCGCCCGGACAGCCTGAACCTGATCGACAAATACGAATCGCCTGACATCTCTTTATCGCTGAACGCCGACTTTACCGGTAACAACATCGACAACCTGGAAGGTAACATTTCGATAGACAGCCTCTCGTTTAAAACCGCTCCGAGCAGCTTCTTCCTGAAAAAGCTGCTGGTGACTGCCTCCGGACATTCGCTGGACCGCCACCTGACCATCTCTTCGGATATCCTGAACGGGGAAATAACCGGCGCCTATTCGTTCAAAACAATCGTGCCGAGCTTTATGAATACTTTCAAAGGGTATATACCGGCACTGATCAACGTTACCCAGAAAAAGCAGAAAGTGGAAGAAAACAATTTCTCCCTGTTGCTTACTGTCGAGAACACCGACAGTATCTCGCAGACGCTTAAGTTGCCTTTCACAATGGTCAGCCAGGGACGAATCACCGGACATTATAACAACTTGTACAACAAATTCCGTTTCGAAGCTTTCCTGCCCAAGTTCAAACTGGGCAATTCGATGTTCGAATCCGGCTACCTGACCTGCGACAATCCCACAGAAAATATAAGCCTGCAACTCAAAGCGATCAATTATAACCAGAAGGGGACCCGCAACTATCTCGACCTGAAAGCCGACGCAAAAGATAACCGGATCAATACCCTGATCGGCTGGGCCAACAACAAAGAAAAAGAATTCAGGGCCGAACTATCCGCTTCCACCCTCTTCACGGAAGAAGAGCATGAAAAGGGACCTGCCACCTTAAGGACGAATATATCCCTGAACGAGAGCCCGTTGGTCCTCAACGATTCGATCTGGAAGATCAACCCTTCGGAAATAACCATCGCCGATGGCAGGATAGATATCGACAACTTCAAGGTATCGAACGAGCAACAATACCTGCGACTGGACGGAAGCATTTCCAAAAACCCGACAGACACCTTGCTGATGGACTTGAAAGAGGTTGAACTCAGCTATATTTTCGACATACTGAATATCCCCGTCCTGCAATTCGCCGGAAAAGCCACAGGTACGTTTAATATATGCGACCTGTACGGTAGCCGTATGTTGAACACCGACCTGGAAATAAAAGACTTCTCCTTCAACCAGGTAGGACTCGGCCGCCTGAACCTGTTCAGCGAATGGGATGACGAACAACAGGGTATCCTGATGCTCGGCAGCATCTATAAGAACGATACAACGTGGACCGACGTGAGCGGGTATATATTCCCGGTCGGAAAAAATGCCGGCCTATCCTTGTTCTTCGACGCGAACGACCTCAACATCGCTTTCCTCCATCCTTTTGTCGACAAAGTAGCCAAGAACATTCAGGGACGCGGGTTCGGAAGTGTCCACCTGCATGGCCCCTTCAAAGCGCTTACAGTCGAGGGAGACGCTTATGTGGAAGACGGTGGCCTGGGAATAGAATACACCAATACGTACTATACATTCTCCGACTCTATCCATATGGATGCAGGCTCCATCAATATGCGGGATCTGAAAGTGAACGATAAGTTCGGTAATCCGGGTATCGTCAATATGCATGTCTACCATGACCATTTCAAGGATGTCAGCTTCGACGTGAATGTCAAGACAAACAACATGCTGGTGTTCAACGCTACCCGTAAACTCAATCCGCTGATCTATGGAACAGTGTTCGGTAGCGGAACCGCTTCTATCAAAGGAAACGACAAATTGATCAACTTCGATATCAATATGCGTAACGATCCTAAAACGGCTGTTACGCTCGACTTCATGAACAATACATCGGCAGCCGATTACGACTTCATCACCTTTGTCGACAAAAAGAAATTACAGGAGTCGGTAGCAAACAGCACACTCCCGCACGACTCGCTGAGGATCGCCTCAAACATCGAAGATGAAGGTGCCGAACTACGTATGAACTTCCTGCTCGACATAAACCCTGAGGCTGATATCGAACTGATCATGGACCCGATAGCCGGCGATAAGATCACCGGTAATTGCAGCGGAAGTATGCAGATAGAATACGGAACAAAGACCGACCTGCGTATGTATGGCAATATGGGTATCGTCAGCGGTAACTATAACTTTAGCCTGCAACAGATCATACACAAAGACTTTAAGATACGCGAAGGCAGTTCGATCGACTTCCGCGGTGATCCTTTCGATGCCACGATGCACGTTAATGCCATCTATAACCTGACTGCCAACCTGCGTGACCTGGATGAAGGTCTTGCCCAGCAAAGTGCGCGAACCAATGTCCCGGTAAACTGCGTGCTTAACCTCGATGGTATGTTACGTAACCCGGGTATCTCGTTTGACCTGGAACTGCCCGGCTCCAACGAAGAGATAGAACGGCAAATGAAATCGCTGATCGACACCGAAGATATGATGACACGCCAGATCATCTACCTACTTGTTCTGAATAAGTTTAATACTCCCGAATATAGCCAGAACGCCTATCGTTCAAATGATTTCAGTGCCGTGGCTTCTTCTGCGATATCTTCCCAGATATCCAGTATACTGAATAGCCTGACCGACAAAGTACAAATCGGTACTAATATCCGTACGAGTGAAGATGGCATACAAGATACTGAAGTTGAAATGTTGCTGTCCAGCCAGCTATTGGATAATCGTCTACTGCTTAACGGTAGCTTCGGTTATAAAAACAGAACTACCGAAAGCACGCAAAAGAACGACTTCATCGGAGAATTCGACCTGGAATATAAACTGACTAAGAATGGGGAAATCCGCTTGAAGGCTTATAATCATTCGAATGATATGTACCGGTATCTGAAACAGTCGCTGACTACTCAGGGCGTAGGTATCATGTTTAAGAAAGATTTCACACACCTGTCTGAATTCTTCCGTAGAAGGAAAATACTTCCACTAACCCCGCTCGCTCCCGCCAATACGGATACAATCCCTCCGATGCGGATGGATACTACTACGACAGCAACTCCTTAA
- a CDS encoding tRNA-dihydrouridine synthase family protein encodes MDYKIHFAPLQGYTDAVYREAHSRIFGGVENYYTPFVRLEKEGFRNKELRDIAPEHNQDVPVIPQLIAATPDEFRRIAAFFREKGYRQVDINMGCPFPMQARLHRGAGILPYKEEAVALLDTIREFPEISFSLKLRLGWEQPDESLALLPFINSLPLAHVTLHPRIGLQQYKGTVDMDGFSRFYEACTLPLFYNGDLGSLEDIHSITDRFPALKGVMLGRGLLSHPWLAAEYANGKTLSATEKQTRLADFHRLLAEQYSLRLEGGDHQILAKLKTLWDYLLPDAEKRLRKKVIKSSNLTVYYSAVKELLS; translated from the coding sequence ATGGATTATAAAATACATTTTGCCCCGTTGCAAGGCTATACCGATGCCGTGTACCGGGAAGCTCATAGCCGTATCTTCGGCGGTGTGGAGAACTATTACACCCCTTTTGTCCGTCTGGAAAAAGAGGGGTTCCGTAACAAAGAATTGCGTGACATAGCCCCCGAGCATAACCAGGATGTTCCGGTCATTCCCCAACTGATAGCTGCCACACCCGATGAGTTCCGTCGCATTGCTGCATTCTTCCGGGAGAAAGGTTACAGGCAGGTAGATATAAATATGGGTTGTCCGTTTCCTATGCAAGCCCGGTTACATCGTGGAGCCGGGATATTACCATACAAGGAAGAGGCTGTAGCTTTGTTGGATACGATCCGCGAATTTCCGGAGATAAGCTTTTCCCTGAAACTCCGTTTGGGATGGGAACAACCGGATGAGTCTCTGGCCCTCTTGCCTTTTATTAACTCTCTTCCCCTGGCACATGTCACTTTGCATCCCCGAATCGGATTGCAACAGTATAAAGGAACGGTGGATATGGATGGATTTTCCCGTTTCTATGAAGCATGTACATTGCCACTCTTTTATAACGGCGACCTGGGTAGTCTGGAAGATATTCACTCGATAACCGATCGTTTTCCAGCGCTGAAAGGAGTCATGCTGGGACGGGGATTGTTATCTCACCCCTGGCTGGCCGCGGAATATGCAAACGGCAAAACTTTATCGGCCACAGAAAAACAGACCCGGTTGGCCGACTTCCACCGCCTGTTGGCTGAGCAATATAGCTTGCGCCTGGAAGGGGGAGATCATCAGATACTGGCAAAACTAAAGACACTTTGGGATTACCTATTGCCGGATGCCGAAAAGCGTTTGCGGAAAAAGGTGATCAAAAGCAGCAACCTTACTGTTTATTATTCAGCAGTTAAGGAGTTGCTGTCGTAG